The nucleotide sequence AGTTGTGAGGTACAGAGTTGTATACCAGTCTGGCTGGCGGGACAGCAGACAGCCAGCGATGTTCGTCCACCGACAGGAAACAACTGCCTGTGATTTGCAGCAGCATTTTCTGTCATGAAGCGGCTTAATTCCGTTTGGGAAGCGGGAACAAATTCTTCCTGCGAACCAGATTGGAGCGGGGACATAGTTCTACTTTCAGAAGCCTTGTTGCAATAAATGAATTGTGAATGAATCGTGCGGGCAGAATGTGTCTGGTTCAGTGTGGTGCGCGACGGGCCGGATGTGCCTGGACCACCTTGGGTGAATTCTCTGAAGTATGTTGAGGCAGCACCTTGTCTCGACTGCAGATCTGCCGCGGGTTAAAAATATTTCGGACCTTTTCCATTGTGGCCAGATCGGTTTCATTGAAAATGCGGCTCATGAAATTGATTTTTTCCACACCAATTCCATGTTCTCCGGTGACGCTGCCACCCAGTTCAAGACACTTTTCCAGAATCTCCTCGCTGGCTTCGAGCACCAGTTGAATCTGTCCCTGATCGCGTTCATCAAACAGCAGGATCGGATGCACGTTACCATCTCCGGCGTGAAAGACGTTGACGATTCTTAAACCATATTTTTCGCTGGTCTGTTCTATAAATTCGAGAATTTCCGGGAGCCTTGTTCGGGGAACAACTCCATCCTGGGTACAGTAGCTCGGGCTGAGTCGACCGATGGCTCCAAAGGCCTGTTTGCGACTTTTCCAGATCAGCATGCGTTCTTCAGGAGTGTCAGCACGCTGAATCTCCCGAACATTATTCTTGTTGCAGATTTCCAGGATTTTTGAAACTTCCGCATCCAAAGCGACTTCCAGCCCATCGACTTCTATCAGTAACACTGCGCCTGCATCCAGTGGAAAACCAAAGTGAAATGCTTCTTCCACTGCCTGGATAATCCCGTGATCCATCATTTCCAGGGCGGAGGGAATAATCCCTTCTGCAATAATTTCGGAGATCGCACGGGTGGCGTCACCGATCGTCTGAAAGACAGCCAGCATCGTGCGATGGGCTTCCGGATCACGTGTCAGGCGGACGATGGCCTTGGTACAGATGCCGAAGGTACCTTCGTTGCCGACATAGACGCCATGCAGGTCATAACCGGGAACCTCCGCGGTGGGGCCACCCAGTTCCACAATGGTGCCATCAGGCAGGACCGCTTCCAGTCCCAGCACATGGTTGGTTGTCACTCCGTACTTCAGCGTATGCGGGCCACCGGAGTTGGTGGCAATATTTCCGCCAATCGTACAAGAACCCTGACTGGAAGGATCGGGAGCGTAATGATAACCGGTCCCTTTCAGGGCATTCGTCAGGTGCAGGTTGACCATGCCTGGTTCTACAATCGCGTATCGATCTCTGAGGTTCAGTTCCAGAATTTGTTTCATGCGGGTCAATACGATCATGACGCCGCCCCCTATGGGCAGACAACCGCCCGAGAGACTGGTTCCGGCACCGCGGGCCAGGAAGGGAACATTGAATTCGTTGCAGAGTTTGACTGTTGCTGAAACCTGTTCGGTCGTGGTGGGGAAGACGACAATATCCGGCGCGGATTTATCGACGATGTATCCGTCACATTCGTAAACGAGCAGTTCATCCGCATTATACAGGATGCCGGTTTTTCCTACGATTCCGGCTAATTTTTGAATCAGAATGGAGAACGGTCGGCTTCCTGCCTCCAGCTTTTCTAAAACAGGAGCTGACAGGTTGATGGTCTGGCTGGTGTCGTCAACCATTGTCGGGGGTAGCTTTCAAAAAGGTTGAAAGGGAATAGTTAAGATATTTAATAGATCTATTTTAAATCAAAGTCAGCTCAGGAATCAATTCTCTGCCTGCTGCTTCATTCAATTCGAGAGGTTTAAATGCTGTATTCGAGTCAGAAAAAACGAAATTCGCCGATTATGCAGAAAAAGTCATTTCTGATTGACCCAGATGGGGCTGGACCAGGCCATCTCGCCATTGGACTGAATGACGCGGACATAGTACCAGTCATCCTGGTTGCCATCACTCTGATCGATGAATGTAAATTCTGTATTCCACTGATTATGAAATACAAGCCGATGCAGCATAGCCGATTCCCAGGGAAACGGTCGGGTAAATAACATTTCATTGCTGACCGCCAGGTCTGAAAACTTTTGTGTCAGCTGACATTCACTGGGCTGCTGACAGGAAACCGATATCCGGGTGTCGGCATCTCCCTGAATCCGCATGACGATGGCTTTCTGGGACCAGTCATCAACCTGCTGTTTGAGAGCGGTGAACGACTGGACTTTCAACTGCTGAGGTGTCTGTTCCAAAATGCGATCACGGCGGAATTCATCCAGTGGTCCGGTGGTAAAACAGGTCTGAATCTGCTGGATCTCGCCACCGTCGATATCGACATTGAAATTCCAGTCAGCCGTGCCTCCCCAGCCTAAAGCCGGCCAGGGACCCCAGCCATATTCGAAACGCAGAACCACCGGTTTGTCCCAGGGATGGGCTCCATTAGATTTATCAACAGGAAAGTCACGATGAATCACACGTCCATTTTTCAAAACTTCCACACGATCAATTTCATCCCAGCCCTGCACCTTTACCTTCAGTTCACGTTCATCAGTAAAAGGGAGTTCCTGCCCCATCATCTGATTATTGAGATAGAAGTCCAGTTCGATGCGATCACCGGAGACCGCGTAAGTACGGCGATTACGCAATCCGTCGAATAAGGCATCGCGGGTCAGTTCGGATGCTTTGATGGCAGCCAGGCCTTCGCGGTAACCGCCCGGGTATCCCAGATGATCGTCCGTGCTCGCAACCACTCCGAGACGATAGCCCTGGTTCAGATAATATTGAAGCGTGTGTTTCGTCCAGCGTCCCCCTTCCGTGTGTCTTTTATAGGGAAAAGGAGCCCGGTCATGTTCGGCACACCCCCATTCGGAATGGATTTCCAGGACAGGTGAAACATCGGATGCCAATTTGGTGGCATCAAATCCACGATGGCCCAGGCGATTGGCAGGATGATGGGGAATCATCAGGCAGCCCCGCTGTCTCGCGAATGCCTGAAGTTCTGCAAGGTCGTCGATGAGTTCGTAGTCTCCCTGAAGGTCCGGAAAGAGAATGTGGTAGTCCCCTTCTTCGGTACCATGTCGTTCGTAACCCAGGATCGTGACAAACTCTCCCGGTGAATCGAAGTCTTTCGCCAGTTGTACGACTTCCGGCCAGCGGGCGCGGGCGATATGAAATCCATTTTTCCATTTGTGCGTGATTTTACCATCGTAATCGACGACATCAGGCCAGTAGGAATGAGGGGTAAAAGCATAGAAATCAAGATGATTTCGCGCGATTTCAAAAGAGCGGTCGAGTGACCCGAGTGCATAACCTACTTGATTGTGATTATGTAAATCGCCGAAGAAATTCTGATAGTCGGTTGTCATTGGACTCTGCCAGTTCTGAAATAGATGTTTTCTGTGCGAATATGCTGGCTTGCTCCTGTTCGCTCTATCTGAGCGGACTTCAAATTCCTCTGCAGCATTGTGCGGCAGGAATGCAAGAAATTCTACTCATTCCAAAGTGAAAAACGGAAGTTCGTGTTACATTCAGTTCATCAATTCATGTCAGCGGCTCCAGGTGAGCCATTTATTGAAAATACTTTTGATCAATGGACTGAGCCTGGTGCGATTGTATTGATCGCCGATTTTTCGGATGGCATCTGCCTGCGTAGGGTAGGGATGAATGACACTGGCCAGTTGTTTTAACCCCATACCTGATTTCATGGCGACCGAAATTTCAGAAATCAGGTCACCTGCATGGCTGGCGACAATGGTGGCCCCCAGAATTTTATCGGTTCCCTGTTTGACATGAACTTTTACAAAGCCATTTGTTTCGGCATCCAGAATGGCGCGATCGACGTCTTTCAATTCCTGGATGAAAGTCTGGATACGAATGTTCTTTGCAGCCGCCTCATGTGGATACAATCCGACGTGTGCAATTTCTGGATCTGTGTACGTACACCAGGGGATCTGCAACTGGCTGGATTTACTTCTCCCTTTGAACAGCGCGTTTCCAATGACAATACGAGCCTGAAAATCTGCAGTATGTGTAAACTGATAACGAGAACAGATATCACCGGCAGCATAAATGTCGTGATTGGTAGTCTGCAGAAAATCATTGACGACTATGCCATTTCGTTCATCGTATTTCACGCCTGCCTGTTCCAGGTTTAAACCCTGGACGTTGGGGGCACGTCCGGTAGAGATCAGTATTTCATCGGCGATGAAGTCCGTCACTTTTCCTTGAGTGTCGATTTGAATCTTCTTACCGGTTTCGGTTCGAGACACTTGAGTGGTGGTTGCATTGAGAAGGATCTTGACGCCATCCTGTTCCAGTTGCCTCTGAATGATTTGCGCCGCGTCACGGTCTTCCCGGGGCAGAATCTGGGGTTTAGATTGAATCAGAGTGACTTCCGAACCGAAGCGGGCGAATGTTTGTGCTAATTCGCAACCGATGGGGCCTGCTCCCAATACGGCCAGCCTGGGAGGCAGTGCTGTTAATGAAAAGATGGTTTCATTGGTAAGGAAGCCGGTTTCTTTAAGTCCTTCGATCTCGGGGACAGCCGCCCGGGCACCTGTGGCGATTACTGCTTTTTTGAAATCAAGCTGACGTTGATCAACTTGAATGATTGACTGGTTGAGAAAGCTGGCCTCGCCGATAAAAACATCCACTCCCAGGTCTTTGAACCGTTGTGCAGAATCGTGTTTGCTGATGTCGGCCCGCAGTTTACGCATGCGTTCCATAACCTGTGGAAAGTTGATTGCCACTGATTTGCGATCGCTAAGAACTCCCAGTTCGTTTGCCTGCATGACCGCATGCATTGCCCGGGAAGATCGTATGATGGCCTTTGAAGGCACACAGCCTGTATTCAGGCAATCGCCCCCCATCAGGTGCCGCTCGATCAATGCCACTTTTGCCCCGAGCCCTGCTGCACCTGCTGCAGTAACCAGGCCAGCTGTTCCCGCGCCGATCACAACCAGATTGTATCTGCCATCCGGTTCAGGGTTGATCCAGTCCGGGGGGTGGACCTGTTTCACCAGCTGTTGATTAAATTCATCGGGGGGATCAATCTGAAGCGATTCGGTCATGCTGATCTCTTACGATTCTTGTAGAACTCGGTTCAAGTCTGTTTCCGCAGTCGATTCACTGATTTCTTCACAAGTAGAGGAAACGTTCCCAGTAGAATAAAGGCAATAATCAGCTGGGGGGACAAAATCCCGCGGGCTCCCTGGCTGGACAGTTCCTGCAAGGTGGGAACACTCGTGCCAGCGTAGACATAAACGGCGGTCCCGGCAAGCATCCCCAGTTGACTGACCCACCAGAATGTCCAGACACGAATCGTCGTGAGGCCCATTAACAGGTTGATGAGAAAAAACGGAACCGCGACAACCAGTCTGAGCGTAAAGAGATAGAAGGCCCCTTCTTTTTCAAACTGTTGATTAAAACTGGTAAAGCGATCGCTGTAGCGATTTTGAATTGCCGCGCGAAACAGATAGCGACTGGTTAAGAATGCCAGGGTTGCGCCGGCCGTGGATGCAAAGCTGACGAGCAGCAGGCCTTTCCAGAATCCGAAAAACCAGCCATAAGATAAGGTTAATGGGACTGCACCAGGCAGGGAGAGGCCGGTGATTCCGGTATAGATCAAAAAGGCAACCAGGTAAATTGAGACCGGGTATTTTGCGGCAAAATCCTGCCAGCGATCTTCCTGCGTGGCCAGATATTTCAGTGTCAGGAGATCACGGTACTGGAAATAAACCATGCCAGCAATCCCTGCCAGGGCAATCAATAGTATGACACGCAGGTATATCGCAGTTCGTTTCTGACCGGGTTTGGCCGCAGGCTGAAGAGTCTGCGATTCACTGGATTCATTATCGTGTGACTGCGAATCAGAATCGGCACGGTCCACCAGTGATATCCTGTTCTAAGGGATCCTGCAGTTGAGCGAATTGCTGTCTTGCTGTGTCCAGACTCCAGCGGACTTAGGCTATGTCCAGTGTTACTGTAACGTCTCCAAGGCTATTTGAGCCGCGTATAATATTTGGGGAGACGCAATGGTTAAATGATTCGACCTAGAGGATGGCGCGGATCTTTTCCAGAAATTCTTTATTGCTCGGGAATTTCTTGAGGGTACTGCTGAGTTGTTCCATGGCTTCGACCGGGTTCAGGGAAATCAGACTGCGACGGAGCATCGTGACACCTTCCAGTACTTCGGGGGCCAGGATTTTTTCCTCACGACGTGTTCCGGAGAGCGTGATATCAATGGCAGGAAAGATACGGCGGTCGGACAGTTCCCGACTGAGAACCATTTCCATGTTGCCGGTTCCTTTGAATTCCTGAAAGATCACTTCATCCATGCGGCTGCCCGTATCGATCAAAGCGGTTCCCAGTACCGTCAGGGATCCACCTTCATCAAATCGACGGGCGGTTCCGAACATCTTTTTGGGAATATCCATGGCTTTCACATCCAGACCACCACTCATGGTACGTCCGGTGTTTCCGACCCATTTGTTAAAGGCACGTGCGGTACGGGTGATACTGTCCAGCAGAATGAAGGCGTCTTCGCCTGCTTCCGCCAGTCGCTTACCACGTTCAAAAATCAACTGACTGGTGCGGACGTGACTTTCGACATCCCGGTCCATTGAAGAAGAAATGACTTCGCCTTTGATAGAACGTTGCATTTCCGTTACTTCTTCGGGACGCTCGTCGATCAGCAGCACCATCAGGCGGATTTCGGGGTGATTGGTACTGACTGCTTCTGCGATATCCTGCAGCAGCATTGTTTTACCGGTTCGAGGAGGAGCCACTACCAGTGCACGTTGTCCTTTGCCGATCGGAGTGAGCATATCCATGATGCGCATTGTGATCGGCATGGGGCCTGTTTCCAGTTTGATCTGTTCAAACGGGTTGATAGGAGTCAGCTCATCGAACGATTTGATTTGCATGTATTCTTCGACAGTACGGCCATCAATCGTTTCGATCGATTTGAGTCGAGGACCCTGGCCACGAGTACCAGGCCCTACTTCGCCGCGAATCAGAATTCCTTCACGAAGATTGTGTTTTTCGATCAGAGAACTGGAAACGAAAGCGTCGGAATCCTGGGCCTTGTAGTTGGATTTAGGGTCTCTGATAAAGCCGTAAGCTTTGGGATGTAGCTCGAGTACCCCTTCAATGGTTCCTGAAATATTTTCGTCGACAGGAGTATTGGAGCGAGGTCTGCGGTTTTGTGTTCTGTTGCCTCCCGCATTGCCGCCGGATCGCGATCGATTTCCGCCACGGTTGTTGGAGTTGGCACGTCCCCGGTTGCCTGCATTCTGATTTTGGCCACCCTGTCGTCCAGGTCCCTGGCTGGTAGTACCGTCTGATTTTCTTCTGCGTCTCCTCCGACGACGGTTGCCTCCGGATTTGTCGGATGACTGATCACCGTCTGAGCGGTTTGAGTTGTTATCGCCTGTGGATTCAGAAGAGGTATCTGACATGCTTGCGGGTTCTCTTTCAGGTTCTGCATCGCTCTGGTGGGATTGAGTGTTTTCGAACATTTCAAGGTTTTCTTCGGCCTTGCGGCGGTACTCATCCTGCAGGGCGTCGGTCTCACTTTTTTCTAAAGTGTCTTCCGTCGCGCGTTCAACTTTTTTTCGCGGTTTTGTCGTTTTTCGACGTGCAGGTTTGGGTTTGTCTGAAGTTTCAGAACTTTTAGCGGCCATACAGAAACACCAAATGATTATAAAAATAGTTACGAAATAATTAGAGACACAACTACAGCATGAACGGCTCATGAAGTGACAGACAAATGCTTCAAGACAGAATCATTATCAGCAGAGAGCCTGCAATGATACTTGAATGCAGCTGGCATACTTCTGAACGTGTCGACTCTTCATCCAGCGGAAATCAGATCAAAGCCAGCTAATGATACTGGCGAAATCCTGATCTCTTGAAGAAAGACTCACACAGTGGAATAACTCGCCCGTCTGCGGACTCGACCATCTTGGCCTGAATATTCCAACTCTTAGGACAATCGCTTTTTTAAACAGTAAAAAGGATTTGGCCCAGGCATTGAGAACAGAATGCTTTGACAAACTTGTTGACGAATGCCTCTTACAGGGTGATCGTCTTGCCGATATCCTTTCAGGCAAAAAATATTGTGGTCAAAAACTGTTACTAGAATTCAATCGTTTCAATCAGGTTCCGTCAACCGATAAATGGTTGCTAATAAGGAACTTTTAAATGTTTTACTAACTCGACCCGGAATCAGGATTCACTCCGTTGTCATCGAATAAAGGCGACAAAACGACGAAAAGATTTCGGGGGCCTTCTGATGTCATTTCATCAAAACAGAAGACAGATAACCTTCAGAGGATAATGTTATTTAGCCAGTGAACTGGTCTGGTAGTTTTGCAACTGGTTCAGATACGTCAATATCTCTCAGCGCGAACATGAAAGAGCAATTACTTTCAAGAAACAGGCGACCGCCCCAATTTAATCGAGGGTGGCGCCGATGAAGACCAAGGCCCCGCCGGAAACGACTCACATACATAAAAAGCCAAATGGGTAATCAGTAATTTTTTATTCTGATTGGTGGGTTATTGATCTCAAAAAGCGGGGGAGATCCTCATTGAAAAACGGCTTTCCTGAGATGTCTTTATCAGTAGTGTTTATCAAAACTATCTCATAGCGTCAATACTAATCGTATCGCCAGCTCGTTCTACCGATATCTTAACTTATCCCTGAGCAAAGTCAATTCACTATCTTGTTTCTATCGGATGTTTTGTTCAGGAGCACTTTAATGACTTGTCAATAAACATGAAATTTCCGGAATTTCATCAGTTTCCCGTATTCAATTCATTCAATTTTCAGGGTTCGAGATCAGGCGGGAGCCCTGATGGATACGCTTGCTGTATGAAATACTGGATGCGTTCGATACGGTTTCCGGGATCGGGGTGCGTGCTGAAGATTTCAGGCTGCCTGCCGGGACCGGCAGAGCGTTTCAGAATATCCATGACTGCGATCATGGCGTGAGGATCGTAGCCTGCCATGACCATCAGTTTGATACCCCAGCGATCCGACTCGAGTTCATCCTTTCTACCATATTTCATATTCACCATTGAGCCAATCATCGCCGCCAGGCGGGCGCTGCTGACATCTCCGCCGGCCACACCGGCCGCGCCGGCCAGACCTTGTGTGAGTTCCTGTTTTGCCATCTGTTGAGCACCATGCCGAGACAGGACGTGTCCAATTTCATGTCCCAGTACGCCAGCGAGTTGTCCTTCTGTCTCGAGTTGATTGTACAAGGCAGCCGTGATGAAGATCTGCCCGCCGGGCAAGGCAAACGCGTTAACGACCTGATTGTCTTTCAGCAGGTGGAAATTGAACCGATAAGGGTTGTGTCGCCCCTCTTTTGCCAGCGCGGCATTGAAACTGTCAAGCAGCCGTCGTCCGACACGATCAACATACGCCTGGGCCTGTTGATCGGGGGGTTCTCCCTGATGCTGTTGCAGAATGGCGGGCAACGCCTGCAGCCCCAGCGCGATTTCCTGCTGTTCTGTTAAAGCAACCCGCTGATTCTCCCCGGTGACTTCATTGACATCGGACTTCATCAGGTACGAAACGTAACTGAACAGTGCGATGCCAACAGCGATGATGAGCCGCATCTTAAACGAGGAATTCCGTGAACCATGAGAGGTTCTGATATACCGTGTCATCTTTTTAATTATCCTGAAATTTTTCGATCAGAACAGCCGTCTCAGTTGTTTCTGAAGGAGCGAGGTTGTTCATCCAGACTCTGAATGTAACGCCAGATGGCCTGGAACTGTAGATCCGCATTCCCATCCAGTATGTTGGTAATTTTAGTTGTTTTTCCGTTCGCGGAAAGACGAGGCATTTTGGTGGATATATCAAATCGTGGTGGATTGAGGACAAACCGCCGATAGTAGTCATCATCGAGCCGTTCCCGGATGTGTACGAAATTTATCCCAGGTGCGATTTTTGTTTTATCATCACCGGTTGGCAAGTTGTCTCCAACACCATGACACTGCCGACAGTCGAGAGCGGTTTTCGAAGTCAGTTGATGGCCCAGTTGAATTTGTGTTTCTGACTGAGAAAGTTCGGTTTTTGAAGACTCATTTGTTGAGTGGATGGACTTTCCATGCTCGGCCGCCATTCCTCGTGCCAGCAGCGCCGCATGTGCGGGAAAGGCGGGCATCCGGGATTTCAACCAGGGCCGGGGACGCCAGGAAAGCTGTCCACCTATAAAAGTTTCTGACCAGTGAGGTTTCAGTTTTTCACCCGCCCATGTCAGGCTTGGCAAAGGTTCCGGAGGTAATCCCGACTCTCCTTCTTCGACAACGATAATTGCACGAGGACTGGATGTGGAATCTCGGGTGTGACAGGCGGAACAACTCAACTGGTGGAACCATCGCTCAGCAGTTTCCGAATCGCTCCGCCGGAACAGGGAGTCTGATCCCGTTTTTAAGACCGCCTGGATAGCAGCGTATTGTTCCGGATGAAATGTGAAGTCGGGAACAGAAGCAGGCCTCTTTTCTGTTTCGGCAAGGCATCCTGCGGAAAGTGATTGTGCTTTGATGGGAACTGGCTGGAGTCCCGTTGCAGACAGTTGTGATTCCTGAAGTGAACTATGACATTGAACACATCCCAGCGTTTCATACAACGTCTTACCCCGGTTGGCGGAACCGGCAGGTGGGATCATGGCATTCTGGATTTTCCCTTTGGAATTCTCGATCAGATACACTGCGAGTCCGACTGCTTCCTCAGTTGATAATTTGAAATCAGGCATGCGACTCCAACGGTGGTGTTCGTGTGGTGATTTCAGGAAGCGTATCAGTTGAGAAGCGGTGAATTTACGTTTGATGAATGCGAGTGAGTGCCGTTGATATTCATCTGGTTCCTCGGCAACTGAAAAGTGATGGCAGTTGATACAGCCCAGTACTTCGTAGGACTTCGTCCCAGCGGTTAGAAACTTTCCGGAGTTGTCTTCCGAACTGAAGTCTGGTGTTTTGCTGTTATCTGAATCAGGTTTCCGGGCCTGAGACACAAACCAGGCAGTTAAATCGGCTGCTTTCTGGATGGTCTGCTTCTCAGCAGGGTCTCCCAGTAACGCGGGCATCCTGGAATGTGACCGTAAATTTTGTGGATTCAACAACCAGTGAAATAACCAGCGTTTCGTCACGCGCGTTCCGATATTCTTCAAATCTGGTGCAGTTCGTGATAATTCGGGCATCGCGGCACTCTCTGAAAGGAACTGGTCGGCCTGCAGTCGGGCGAGTGTAAATGAGGTGTCTTCGCCTGGCAGTGTATGGCAGGCGATGCATTTAAACTCTGCGAGCAGTTCACGTCCGTAGCGGACCTGCTGTCGTTCCAGCAGTTGACTGTCATTCCCTGTGTGGCTCAAGAGTTGAGGTGGAATCGGTTCGGCCGCAAAATCCTCGCCTTTCCAGAGCAACCGTAATCGGGCCCGTCCATCAGGCTGGCTCTGGTAGTCTAACTGTAACTGGTTGTACCCTTTTTTCAAATGAACGGTCACAGGCTCAGACTGTTTGAAGTCAGAGTCTGTGACCTGAATGATCTGTTTTTGATTCACTTTTAAGCGGGCAGTTCCCGAACCTTCCAGGCTCAGCTCGTAATCACCTGCAATGGGGACGCGCAGATAGCCTTCTGCAGAAGCGGAAAAACGACCTGGCTTCAGAAAGGGGGTAACTGGTTCTGCAGGACCGACAGATAATGCCAGCAGACGACTGCTGCGCGCATCAGTCACGAGGGAACCGGCTGACAGATTCTGTTTGAAACGCCAGAGAATTCCCGGTTTCAGCTGTTGCACCTGAGTTGGCGAGAGCAGCTCATTTTTCTGACGACGTGCCAGAATCGAGTCCTCCATTTTGCGCGAAGAAACCGAATTGATCGTATGATAGTAGGTCTGTTTTAATAATTCGCCAGACTGACTGTTCAACTGCCAGGTGATTCCCATCTGCATCACAGGAATCACACGCGGCAATTCGAGGAAGACCGTGCGCTGATCAGGCAGCAACGTGGCAGAGATGACTTCAACTTCATCACGACCTTCGGTCTGGGGAGCGGAGACACGATATTCTGGTGAACCGTAGTTTTGTGACCAGAGATAATTCCATTGTTCAATGGCGTAATTATCGGGGTTCTCAGCTCTTTGACGAT is from Gimesia maris and encodes:
- a CDS encoding FAD-binding oxidoreductase gives rise to the protein MVDDTSQTINLSAPVLEKLEAGSRPFSILIQKLAGIVGKTGILYNADELLVYECDGYIVDKSAPDIVVFPTTTEQVSATVKLCNEFNVPFLARGAGTSLSGGCLPIGGGVMIVLTRMKQILELNLRDRYAIVEPGMVNLHLTNALKGTGYHYAPDPSSQGSCTIGGNIATNSGGPHTLKYGVTTNHVLGLEAVLPDGTIVELGGPTAEVPGYDLHGVYVGNEGTFGICTKAIVRLTRDPEAHRTMLAVFQTIGDATRAISEIIAEGIIPSALEMMDHGIIQAVEEAFHFGFPLDAGAVLLIEVDGLEVALDAEVSKILEICNKNNVREIQRADTPEERMLIWKSRKQAFGAIGRLSPSYCTQDGVVPRTRLPEILEFIEQTSEKYGLRIVNVFHAGDGNVHPILLFDERDQGQIQLVLEASEEILEKCLELGGSVTGEHGIGVEKINFMSRIFNETDLATMEKVRNIFNPRQICSRDKVLPQHTSENSPKVVQAHPARRAPH
- a CDS encoding DUF3604 domain-containing protein, whose translation is MTTDYQNFFGDLHNHNQVGYALGSLDRSFEIARNHLDFYAFTPHSYWPDVVDYDGKITHKWKNGFHIARARWPEVVQLAKDFDSPGEFVTILGYERHGTEEGDYHILFPDLQGDYELIDDLAELQAFARQRGCLMIPHHPANRLGHRGFDATKLASDVSPVLEIHSEWGCAEHDRAPFPYKRHTEGGRWTKHTLQYYLNQGYRLGVVASTDDHLGYPGGYREGLAAIKASELTRDALFDGLRNRRTYAVSGDRIELDFYLNNQMMGQELPFTDERELKVKVQGWDEIDRVEVLKNGRVIHRDFPVDKSNGAHPWDKPVVLRFEYGWGPWPALGWGGTADWNFNVDIDGGEIQQIQTCFTTGPLDEFRRDRILEQTPQQLKVQSFTALKQQVDDWSQKAIVMRIQGDADTRISVSCQQPSECQLTQKFSDLAVSNEMLFTRPFPWESAMLHRLVFHNQWNTEFTFIDQSDGNQDDWYYVRVIQSNGEMAWSSPIWVNQK
- a CDS encoding mercuric reductase, which encodes MTESLQIDPPDEFNQQLVKQVHPPDWINPEPDGRYNLVVIGAGTAGLVTAAGAAGLGAKVALIERHLMGGDCLNTGCVPSKAIIRSSRAMHAVMQANELGVLSDRKSVAINFPQVMERMRKLRADISKHDSAQRFKDLGVDVFIGEASFLNQSIIQVDQRQLDFKKAVIATGARAAVPEIEGLKETGFLTNETIFSLTALPPRLAVLGAGPIGCELAQTFARFGSEVTLIQSKPQILPREDRDAAQIIQRQLEQDGVKILLNATTTQVSRTETGKKIQIDTQGKVTDFIADEILISTGRAPNVQGLNLEQAGVKYDERNGIVVNDFLQTTNHDIYAAGDICSRYQFTHTADFQARIVIGNALFKGRSKSSQLQIPWCTYTDPEIAHVGLYPHEAAAKNIRIQTFIQELKDVDRAILDAETNGFVKVHVKQGTDKILGATIVASHAGDLISEISVAMKSGMGLKQLASVIHPYPTQADAIRKIGDQYNRTRLSPLIKSIFNKWLTWSR
- a CDS encoding TVP38/TMEM64 family protein — translated: MDRADSDSQSHDNESSESQTLQPAAKPGQKRTAIYLRVILLIALAGIAGMVYFQYRDLLTLKYLATQEDRWQDFAAKYPVSIYLVAFLIYTGITGLSLPGAVPLTLSYGWFFGFWKGLLLVSFASTAGATLAFLTSRYLFRAAIQNRYSDRFTSFNQQFEKEGAFYLFTLRLVVAVPFFLINLLMGLTTIRVWTFWWVSQLGMLAGTAVYVYAGTSVPTLQELSSQGARGILSPQLIIAFILLGTFPLLVKKSVNRLRKQT
- the rho gene encoding transcription termination factor Rho is translated as MAAKSSETSDKPKPARRKTTKPRKKVERATEDTLEKSETDALQDEYRRKAEENLEMFENTQSHQSDAEPEREPASMSDTSSESTGDNNSNRSDGDQSSDKSGGNRRRRRRRRKSDGTTSQGPGRQGGQNQNAGNRGRANSNNRGGNRSRSGGNAGGNRTQNRRPRSNTPVDENISGTIEGVLELHPKAYGFIRDPKSNYKAQDSDAFVSSSLIEKHNLREGILIRGEVGPGTRGQGPRLKSIETIDGRTVEEYMQIKSFDELTPINPFEQIKLETGPMPITMRIMDMLTPIGKGQRALVVAPPRTGKTMLLQDIAEAVSTNHPEIRLMVLLIDERPEEVTEMQRSIKGEVISSSMDRDVESHVRTSQLIFERGKRLAEAGEDAFILLDSITRTARAFNKWVGNTGRTMSGGLDVKAMDIPKKMFGTARRFDEGGSLTVLGTALIDTGSRMDEVIFQEFKGTGNMEMVLSRELSDRRIFPAIDITLSGTRREEKILAPEVLEGVTMLRRSLISLNPVEAMEQLSSTLKKFPSNKEFLEKIRAIL
- a CDS encoding M48 family metalloprotease, with translation MTRYIRTSHGSRNSSFKMRLIIAVGIALFSYVSYLMKSDVNEVTGENQRVALTEQQEIALGLQALPAILQQHQGEPPDQQAQAYVDRVGRRLLDSFNAALAKEGRHNPYRFNFHLLKDNQVVNAFALPGGQIFITAALYNQLETEGQLAGVLGHEIGHVLSRHGAQQMAKQELTQGLAGAAGVAGGDVSSARLAAMIGSMVNMKYGRKDELESDRWGIKLMVMAGYDPHAMIAVMDILKRSAGPGRQPEIFSTHPDPGNRIERIQYFIQQAYPSGLPPDLEP